The Euwallacea fornicatus isolate EFF26 chromosome 20, ASM4011564v1, whole genome shotgun sequence genome includes the window CTACTTTAtgataaaatgtaaatttcagtaatttctaaaaaaaatcgtattttttttttaaatttcaattttgcgtttttattGGGATACCgtcataaacatatttttgctGATTAATCGAGTAATCGAGGAGCAAATGGTGAAGGTTTTTGATGATCGTTGAGTTGAATGAAACACTTCTCAAATGAAGGAAGAAATTTACATGCACTTTCCCCCATCAGGAATATCAGCCAAATTGATTAAATCGTGATTTACATTATGGTATCAGGATGCCCATACCTGCATTGATTAAGTAATTAACTCCTGTGCTCTAAAACGCATTAAGGCGAAGGCTATAAGCCATCAGATTTGATTAACACTCCTATAAGAACATAATAAtatcatataaatatttattttgcgtGGTGATGGtatgatcaaaataaatatagttcACATATAAGAAAACATGCGGTTAATGTGTTAACTGGTAGACTAAGACTTGAAATGAAGAAGGAGAGGATCCTAATGAATTACACCAGTTCATGTTGGATCACAAATTGTTGAGACAGCTCTTCGTTTATCAGCTTTGAGAGCTACGATGATGTAGCTGATGCAGCGATTTACGTTTTGGCTACACCTGTTAGTATGAACATTAATAAGGAAATTACTACGTTAGTGTGCCtaagaaatttgcttaaatttaTCTCTAACTGCCTATTCCCAATATATTCTAATTAAGAATATATGGCCCAAACACTTACAGTAACCAGTCTATAGCTGATGGTACGTATTACCACAAAATTTAGTCAGATCAGAAAATTGTGAGTTAACTTAAGAAATACATTTACTACaggtgtatttttttaaaacttttaacgcTATTTCTGGCCATTCAGATCAAGTGGATTGGTTTGCCGTGTATGGGTTTCATTCGATGACTCGATTCCAACATCCAGATGTGAAGTATCTTTTATCGATCGTGATTTATTTAGATCTTGTGTAGTTCACACCCGAAATTAGAATTAACGAAGGATTGACTAATTTTGTAATATCGATTTAAATAGgaaagaatttaatttgaatcgAGCGCGCTTGAGGTATGAAATGTGCCCTACTACGCACTATATGCTTCTAGTCACTTATTCTTGATTTCGTGCAGTAAGGTCTCGTAGCGATTTTTGACTGGTAAATATTTGACTGTGGAGTGATTTGCGGTTTTAAAACGAGGAAAGTGTCTGAAGGGATATTTCAGTTGATGTATGAGATGCTTCAATCCTGAAATAATTATCGAGGTAACTGCATACTTTCTGACTGTCATCATTCGGGCTTTAAATGCAGGTTTGATGTTAATATTAATTCATATGTCGCAAATtcttaagtaaaatttaaactaaaaataaaatcaattcaTCATTGTGAtaaggataaaaaaaatcctttattCTTGTCACAATGGTGAATCACGTAATCCACAATAGTTGAAGaagaatgtttattttttatatgccaacttcaatttttgttacgtGAATGTGCTGCTAAGTTTCCATATAATTTAGGTAGCTTTTGTGAGCTCTTATAGGTGATAATTGTTAGTATCACAGTAAACATATTCAGTGCCGGTCTTCGCAAATCTGGGGCCCTCGGAGAAATTTTTGATCACAGTTCCCCTAGTTCTAAGAAAGATTGCAGAATAGGAAACTGCGCTGCCTAACCACTCCTCCCTCCCCGAGTCTGGtactaaatatattatatagtCTGTTTTATTCtacttcaaaaatatcgctttGTTGTATCAGAAGTAAGATAAGTGATTCGACAAATGTTCGCAAACTATCGTGATGAACCATTTATAATCAAATAGAACgtaaagtgaaaatttttcataatttaaggCTTATATTGTTCaatacaaatacaaaaatataaatggttaataaataaaagcttCCGTTTTTGTGAAGCCAAAACTTAATCACcgtttaacattatttattaacggCCTCACTACAGGATTAGCTGGATACACATCAAGTGGCAATAGGGATCTTTTCCTTCTACCATTCAAAGTTCCCAAAGGCAACAAAACTGGGTTATGAGATGCTGCTGCAGCCACCCCAAGAATGGCTAATCCAGCTAGTGGTATAAGGATCTTTTTAATAGTTGACATCTAGGAAAAAAGTTATCTTGTACTAAGTAAAAAGTTCTTACATTGTTACTCCTACCTGAATACCTCCCAAAGAGTCTCCTCCATTATAGCTCGGATAATGATCTTCATAATCTCCAGGATGCCGTGGAGGAGGTGCGTAACCAGGCCCATAAGCGGTGGGTCTTCCCCCAATGTACCCACCTCCGCCGTGAGGGTACCTTACGTTGTCATCAATAAATGGAGGTCTCCTATCTAGGAGGAATCGCTGCATTAAGAGATCTGATAAATCTATACTGTAGTACTGTACCATCTCCATAGAGCCCTGAGCCAGAAAGCGGGAAAGTTGAAGGACCGTATCTTCCAGACTCATATGCTATAATATGTcggttttatgattttttatttgtgtgaGTTTTGCGAGGATACTTGCCTCCATAACCTGATGTTTGAGGATCAATCCCAAATTGCCGTTTATTGCCTAAAAGAGATGTTAGTCCTCTTTTGGACTTGGTGCTCAAATCTTCAGTTGgagaaatttcgtttttcgttTCAGAGGCGGCCCCACGCTTGTCCTCTTCTCTGAGAATTTGAGACTgagagaaaataataaaagtaatttgagTCACTGATAAATGAGCAATTACAGATCATTTTGCCATTGCGTATTGATAGTGATTGTTTGATGGAATTTTCGTCAGTTTCGTACATTATTagtaattttcatatttttacggttttcgcTCTCGCGACAGTACTATTGAATAGCATCAAGAGGACCAGAGTAGTGTTTAAACATTCCAAATTTTTTGCGTTTAGTTCACTGCCCTAAAAACATCTTTAGAAGTTTAAAATCCTATTTGTCCTAAATTGATagattttctaaataaactaGTTCAAAGAAAGAGACGTGGATAAGAGTACTAAACCATAATTGCCAACATAAAGTAGTTCTAGTAATGTACATATGTGGATGAGGGGTCTGTTATATGCAAACACTCTCAAATAATCCTACATACCTTAACCGgtctaaaaacaatattttaaataatttttaaggagTCATATTAGTGGTTAGTGGTGGTAAGTAGTGTAAGTAGTGGAAAATTGAGATCGAAATCTCTGTATCTCAGAATAACTACACAGAGAGCTGCGTGAAAAACGGACATAGCTGTGAAATagttattcatttttaatattattgataaattataaattgttgAGAGTTGAGAGAAAACGATTTTgcttaaatcaattttctgtCACAAAAACAGATGATAATTTCTCTTTGAAATGACAACTacgtttttcttaatttttataattgcgtgtgtttttctaaatacattgaaaaatatttttttcaattttcttccataattaatcaagaaaagttttaattttaaatactatatttttataagatttgttaaaaatgtccaccatttttttgttgaacatATAAGCGACATCTTTCGGACACGCTGAAAGTTGCATTATTAAGGACATTGAGGGGTACTTCgatgcaaatttgaacaattcGTCGTTTTAGgatgtgaaaatttttagGCGGAATGTCGTAGGCAATAGCTTTGAGATATCCCCAAAAAAATCCATCTGTGTTAAATCCGAACTACGTGCTAGTCACCTAATAGGTccatttgttcaaattgtcaaTTCAAATGATTAATATGTAAATGAGTATTATGGAGTGAGCCTCCCccttgttaaaaataaagttcatttaAATCAGCTAGAAGTAGATCGTCCAAGAAGTTTTGTAGCTCAACAGAGGGAGCTAAAATACCGGTTCTGGTTCAAAGAACTATTTATAACAAACGGACCAATTAACCTACTTCCGATTATTCTATATCACACATTCAAACTAAATGCTCTCTAAAAAGTTTGGAGTGTTTTTCCAAAATGGGACAATACGTTTATCTTCACAGTAGTGTTGAATCGAAAATCTTTAGTTCTTTGAAGCAGCCATAAAGTCGTTCTTTTTCAATCTCCGGAATTTGTgatgtgttttaaattttctat containing:
- the LOC136345489 gene encoding uncharacterized protein, with product MMAVIRNVVIVVTLVVFWFDWSKGNSVFEDEKSQILREEDKRGAASETKNEISPTEDLSTKSKRGLTSLLGNKRQFGIDPQTSGYGAYESGRYGPSTFPLSGSGLYGDDRRPPFIDDNVRYPHGGGGYIGGRPTAYGPGYAPPPRHPGDYEDHYPSYNGGDSLGGIQMSTIKKILIPLAGLAILGVAAAASHNPVLLPLGTLNGRRKRSLLPLDVYPANPVVRPLINNVKR